From the genome of Miscanthus floridulus cultivar M001 chromosome 10, ASM1932011v1, whole genome shotgun sequence, one region includes:
- the LOC136489274 gene encoding probable inorganic phosphate transporter 1-5: protein MSALEETYRIGRAHAIIALCGTLPGYWFAIAFVDVVGRKAIQFLGFAMMMGFMLVIAAFYDSLISPGRRIWLVLMYTFTFFFANFGPNSTTFILPAEIFPAHLRTTCHGISSAAGKVGAIVGTFGFMYAGQKADGSEATEIGYPSGIGVRASLFGPPRDA from the coding sequence ATGAGCGCCCTCGAGGAGACCTACCGCATCGGCCGCGCTCACGCCATCATCGCGCTCTGCGGCACGCTGCCGGGCTACTGGTTCGCCATCGCCTTCGTCGACGTCGTCGGCCGCAAGGCCATCCAGTTCCTCGGCTTCGCCATGATGATGGGCTTCATGCTCGTCATCGCCGCCTTCTACGACAGCCTCATCAGCCCCGGGCGCCGGATATGGCTCGTGCTCATGTACACCTTCACCTTCTTCTTCGCCAACTTCGGGCCCAACAGCACCACCTTCATCCTGCCGGCGGAGATCTTCCCGGCGCACCTGCGCACGACGTGCCACGGGATATCGTCCGCGGCCGGGAAGGTCGGCGCCATCGTCGGGACGTTCGGGTTCATGTACGCCGGGCAGAAGGCGGACGGCAGCGAGGCGACGGAGATAGggtacccgtcgggcatcggcGTGCGCGCCTCCCTGTTCGGCCCACCACGAGATGCCTAA